One part of the Branchiostoma floridae strain S238N-H82 unplaced genomic scaffold, Bfl_VNyyK Sc7u5tJ_458, whole genome shotgun sequence genome encodes these proteins:
- the LOC118408845 gene encoding platelet glycoprotein Ib alpha chain-like, whose translation METTTPLTQMETTTPLTQMETTTPLTQMETTTPLTQMETTTPLTQMETTTPLTQMETTTPLTQMETTTPLTQMETTTPLNQMETTTPLDQMETTLPPGLLGQKSHARPRHFQLRHFQPWSQREGHQAPMDS comes from the exons ATGGAGACCACGACACCACTGACTCAGATGGAGACCACGACACCACTGACTCAGATGGAGACCACGACACCACTGACTCAGATGGAGACCACGACACCACTGACTCAGATGGAGACCACGACACCACTGACTCAGATGGAGACCACGACACCACTGACTCAGATGGAGACCACGACACCACTGACTCAGATGGAGACCACGACACCACTGACTCAGATGGAGACCACGACACCACTGAATCAGATGGAGACCACGACACCACTGGATCAGATGGAGACAACTCTGCCCCCAGGTCTACTGGGGCAAAAAAG CCACGCAAGACCCCGCCACTTCCAACTCCGCCACTTCCAACCATGGAGCCAGCGGGAGGGGCATCAGGCACCCATG GACAGCTGA